The sequence GTTGTCGAGTCGTTCCGCCGGCTTGACCGCTCAGATCGGCTGCCGGCCCGTTCGACACCCTTGTAACCACTCCTTTGCTAACCTCTAGACTTCGGAAGTGACCGCAGCGGAGGAGCAGGTCCTCGAAGTCGTACAGTCGTGGGGCGCGGTACGGATACTCGGTCCGCTCGAAGGTGGCAACCGTAATACCGCACTCCTCGTCGAGCTGAACGGAGAGTCGGTAGTTGCCAAGACCACGCGCCGGAGCGAGGCGTCCCTGCGCTGGCTGCATCCCGTACTGGAACGGGCCGAACGTGCTGGCTTCGTCGTGCCCCGTTTGCTGCCGGATCTGTCTGGCCGGTTCGTCGTCAACGGCGTTACCGTCGAAACGTTCCTCCAGGGGGAGCGCTTCCCGCGGGCGGAACTCGGAATCGTCGGGCCCATCATCAGACGGTTCCACCTATCGACCCGCGGCCTGACGCAACGCCCGGGCTTCCGGTCGACCCTCGAGCTGGTGGCCCACGACCGTGGCGGCGACGTCGATTTGAACGAGATGCCGGAAGGCCTGGCTCAAGCGTGCCGCGAAGCCTGGCGACAGCTTCGCGGCTCGCCCGTATCCGTTGTCCACGGCGACCTGAACCCGGACAACCTCTTGCTCGTGAACGGAGACGACGTTGGCCTCGTCGACTGGGACGAGGCGCGAGTGGACGTTTCGCTGCTCGATGAGGCCGCACTCGCCTGGGCCGGTGCAAGCGGCAACGGAGCGCATTCTCCAGCGCAACGCGCCCTGCTGGCGTGGGAGCTTGCCGCCTCATGGCGCATCGAGCCGGAGTATTCTCGGAAGCTGTCGGAAGAGTTCATGAAGTCGATTGGAGACGCCCGATGAGTAGTGCGATTCCTTTGCCGGAGTTCGACCAGGAGATGGCGACGACTCGCCGCCTGCTGGAGAGGGTACCGAGCGAGAAGGGCGAGTGGAGGCCGCACCAGAAGTCTTTCCCGCTCGCCCATCTGGCTCAGCTGATCTCGATCATGCCGGGTTGGATCACGGTCTCGCTCACCACCACGGAACTCGATCTGCAGGAGGGGAGCGGCTACTCGATCGAGACCACCGAGGTGCTGCTCCGCCAGTTCGACCGGAACGTGGCCGAGGCGCGCTCGGCGCTGGAGCAGGTCACCGGGGCCGATCTCGACGTCGGCTGGTCCCTCATGATGGGCGATCGGTTGCTCGACACGACGCCCCGCGGCAAAGTCGTTCGCCAGCACCTCAATCACCTCATCCATCACCGCGGTCAGCTGAGCGTCTACCTCCGGCTGCTGGACGTGCCCATCCCGAGCATCTACGGCCCTACCGCCGACGAAGGGTGGTCGGGGTGAGTGATGACGAGCGGGCGATCCGGGCGTTGGTCGACAGGTGGATGGAGTTGACCGTCGAAGGTGACGTCGATGGTGTCCTCGACCTGATGAGCGACGACGTGGTCTTCAGCGTGAGTGGCCAGGAGCCGTTCGGCAAGGAGGAGTTCGCTGCCACGGCCAGGCAGATGCAGGGCCTCAGGATCGAGGGGAGTAACGAGATCCGCGAGCTCCAGATCCTCGGTGACTGGGCCTTCATCAGGAACTTCATCGACATACGCATGTCGCCACCCGGAGCCGAAGCGCCTGTTCACCGCAACGGCTACACCCTCACTCTGCTGCGCAAGGAGGCCGACGGGCGCTGGCGCCTGGCGCGGGACGCGAACATGGTGAGCAGAGTCGATCACGGGCCCGCGTAGGCAGCTCGAACCGGATTCCGGCGCTCACTGATTGCTCGCACACACCGGATCACGAACATTGCTCCCGGACGACCCTGCGATCGAGCGAGAAGACAACGTCTCCCCTGTCACGACGGCCGGTGCGTGCGGATGGGCCGGGCTGAACGGTTGGTCGTGCTCGACGGCGACGACAGGGTTCGTGGGCCCGCAACAGTATGAAACTTGCCATTGACGCTCGGCTCACCAGCCACGTACGCTTCGGCCCTGAGGAGGCAAGCGTGAACCGTCTCGCCCTAGTTGCCATCGGGCTCTTCTTGCTCGCACTTACTGCCTGTGCCCCTCAGGCCCAGGTAGAGGACAACGTCATACCTACGCTCGTCTCGGCCACTGTCGAAGGAGACACGGTGGTTCTGCAGGGCCGCTACTTCGGGGATGGACAGGGCGGTCAGGCCAACGGCTCCTACGTCATCCTCGGCGCGAACGCTAACGGCAACGGTGGTGTGCGTGCTCCGGTAGTCTCCTGGGCGCCCAGCCGTATCGAAGTGAGCATTCCTGAGGGCACCGGCTACGGCTACGCCTTCGTATACGTCGATCGGATCCGCTCTACCGGCCTCCCTGTCAACATCTTCTGATCCGAGTCCGCATCCTCGTGCCTGGCCGCCTAGCGCGGCCTTTTTTCATGCGCCGGATGAGCTTTCGCCACGCCTAAAGTGCGTTCTCAGCGGTTGTACGGGCATCGACGTGCCAGTGTAGACTCGGACGTTATGAGGCTTCAGGCCGTCAAGGGCACTCACGACATCCTCCCTGAACAGATACCCGCCTGGCGGAA is a genomic window of Trueperaceae bacterium containing:
- a CDS encoding phosphotransferase; the encoded protein is MTAAEEQVLEVVQSWGAVRILGPLEGGNRNTALLVELNGESVVAKTTRRSEASLRWLHPVLERAERAGFVVPRLLPDLSGRFVVNGVTVETFLQGERFPRAELGIVGPIIRRFHLSTRGLTQRPGFRSTLELVAHDRGGDVDLNEMPEGLAQACREAWRQLRGSPVSVVHGDLNPDNLLLVNGDDVGLVDWDEARVDVSLLDEAALAWAGASGNGAHSPAQRALLAWELAASWRIEPEYSRKLSEEFMKSIGDAR
- a CDS encoding DinB family protein; protein product: MSSAIPLPEFDQEMATTRRLLERVPSEKGEWRPHQKSFPLAHLAQLISIMPGWITVSLTTTELDLQEGSGYSIETTEVLLRQFDRNVAEARSALEQVTGADLDVGWSLMMGDRLLDTTPRGKVVRQHLNHLIHHRGQLSVYLRLLDVPIPSIYGPTADEGWSG
- a CDS encoding SgcJ/EcaC family oxidoreductase, whose product is MSDDERAIRALVDRWMELTVEGDVDGVLDLMSDDVVFSVSGQEPFGKEEFAATARQMQGLRIEGSNEIRELQILGDWAFIRNFIDIRMSPPGAEAPVHRNGYTLTLLRKEADGRWRLARDANMVSRVDHGPA